The sequence GCattacaacaattttaatattattaattactaataacgGATTAGACAGACTTTGTTATCTGATTGTAAGAAAAGAAACCCTTTATCTGATTTTAAGGTTTCTTGTTATAGGTATCACCGAAGAGTTGGAGCATTTCGTTGATGCAGGAGTAGACGCATTATGGATGTCGCCCATCTTCGAGTCACCGATGGTCGACTTTGGTTACGATATCAGCAACTTTTACGAAATCCATTATGAGTATGGAACCATGGAAGACTTCGAAGTCCTTCTTAACCGATCTCATGAATTAGGTAAGCCaaaaagtagtagtagtaaataagcctgtaaatgtccctcGGCTGGGCTAAAACTTCCTTTCTCTTCTTTAATCTATTGCGGGTCGGCCGTGTCTatcacatgtgacagaataatgaattataaactcaaattaaacacACGAAAATTCAAGGGTGCTTGTCCAGGTTAAATCCAAAATCACGGATTATGATTTCTCATAAGAAATAATGTGTTAAGAATATTATGAAGATACCTCTTCAAGATAAAATTTTGTCACGTTTATGTTGTAAATTTTTTGGAGCAACATAGTTAAATCTCAAACACTAagccttttttatgtaatagatacGTGATATTAAATAGTTGCCACAGACGATTGTCattagtactgtaagaaataatcaccattccttacatcaccaatgcgccaacaaccttaaGAACAATGACGTCACGTCCCAGCTACACAAAAATagcaagtattgctgtttggcagtaaaatatataatgaatgggttgtacctacccaggcttGAACGAAGCCTTATCATCaagtaaaagaaatacaaaactTTTATGTGCTCGAAATTTAAACGCCAGACCGTGAACTCTGCAGCCTCGCAGAATAGGCCGACTATACTCTACCGACCAggcattttattacaaaacgtaatgatattttaatgttcTCTACAAAACATGTGATAAAAACGAACGATGTCTATATTCAAATCAGTAAACTGGCGCTTATCATCGtcatatcacaaaaaaaaggggaaaaatatactttaagtaCACGCGAATAATTatcttgtattgtatttaaGCTGATAACatgataaattatacataaatcatttaatgtgaggattaataaagataaactgaTAATTGTGAGCAGCAAGTCGCCAGCGATCGTGTCTCTTTCTAGGGGTTCCTTGTTATCTAACATAGATCCTATCTGCAACATGTTCTAAACGAAAAAACActaattaatcacgaaatcacAGAAAATTTAACACCTACAAACTGGGAATTTGGAAGGTAGTTGCCTAATAGGGTGTACTTACTGAAAAAGCATTCGTGTATCTGTGAAAATTGTCTGGCGAAGAATGCAATATTAAATCTACGTATCATATAATTTACTTCCGTGTTAGTAAATAGTTTCCAAGGAATACGACAAAATGTAGTATACTCATGTTCAAATCCCATTGGTTTATCTCGAAATACTTAcagattattttgtattatatcgATATCAGTAGAAATACCCGTAAAAAGAAACTACCGTAAATACTGCACGTACCGCAGACATGAGTGTAAAATGTTAGAAATGTGCgatattaactataataattataaaattgatagcatacacgtatcaaaatggcgtcgcaccataaattgttatcgatatttcacgagtgagatacgaagtgaatttttCACAGCAGctgcttattaaatttattgaagtaaatttcCTTTACGCTCGCATGAATACATGGTTCGATTTGAGTGCGTTTCTGTATGTTGAAATGTTTCTGATGCAAACTATCTCACTTGTCTTGTTGTTACGTATACTAGATGATCATCATCAGAAATCATCGAAAAATCTTTATATGTTTACAGGAATTAAATTGCTATTGGATTTCGTGCCAAATCATGCCAGCAACGAGTCGGAATACTTCAAGAAATCCTTGGCAAGAGAACCTGGCTACGAAGATTTTTTCATTTGGGCAGATGGTCGGCAGGATCCAAACAATGCTACCAATAGACTGCCACCATCAAACTgggtaaaatatttaacgtcaAGTATTATCAGTTACATCATAACACCCTTTTAATGAGCTATGTGTATTGTATAGTTACACAATGCtcgatcttttttttaatatgaaaatgctGACGAAAAGAAAAGgagagaaatattatttaaagaatataaaatttatgaataaggCCAAACGAATATAGCCCCTAAAACCTCTTAATTGTACCagatttgacagcaaattggcGCAAGCGAACATATGTCTCATAATTGATCAAACGTTTTCCTTCGAGACCAAAAACAACATTAAGAGAGAAGTTACTGGTAATTAGCACTTGAATTATTGTTTAActgttataaacaataattcaaGCGCTAATTACCAGTACCAATACCAAAGTACCAATTATGGTGTTTGATCGATTgtacttcatttattttgatttatacaaCTTCTTAGTTCAAGCTAATTATTCGTTCCATCGTTGAAGACGAATAATTTggaccataaaaaaaaaaataattttaaacgatttcTAGGTAAGTCAATTTGGTGGTTCAGCGTGGGAATGGAGGGAAGAACGTCAGCAGTATTATCTTCATCAATTCGCCGTCGAACAGGCAGACTTCAATTTTAGAAACCCAGCCGTGAGAGAGGAGATGGTAAACATCATGAAATTCTGGCTCGATAAAGGAGTTGACGGATTCAGAGTTGACGCACTTCCATACTTAATAGAAGCAGATCCAGCTGATCACGAGGGAAGATACCCAGACGACCCACTGAGTGGGCTAATACAATTCGAATCGCACCAACTTGGCTATACAATCCCCCTGTACACGAAAGATCTCATAGAATTATACGATGTTGTTTACGAATGGCGGGACTATGTAGATCGATACCTGGAGGATCACCCTGGTGACACTCGGTAAGTTAAAAGCCTTACGTATGAGGAACTTTGTTATGAAGATAAAGCAGTCAATgacaaaagttttaataaggATCTTATAACTTAGACACGCTCCTCAAAGTGATACTAGGTTTCTTCAAAACTTTTACAAGTAGAAAAAGTTGAAGgttctatataataaatcatacaataatagctttagttttttgttgtattgaataaaatttggcGAGAAATACAAATTAGGTTTAGACCAGAGAACCCCAAACCATAAGAAGGAGATAAAAACAATGTTGTATAACTACACATGtaaaaatcacataaaaaaaattaaaaatgttttaatttttattgtctgTGTGTgttacacaattttaaaataagtaccaCGAACAAGGTCTCTATTTGCAtggaaccttttttttatttgttatacattTCAGAGTTCTCTTCTCGGAAGGTTACGCCAACGTTTCCATGACGATGTTGTACTATGGCAACGAGGAGGGAGCGATTGGAGCACACTTCCCATTCAACTTTGATTTTGTAACGGATCTCTCCTCTAGATCTACTGCTAGAGATTTCGTGTACATTATTCTTCGATGGCTGACATACATGCCACATGGAGCAACGCCAAATTGGGTGGTAAGTGCAACTCATTACGATTGCTTTAAACATGCTACTTCACCCGCTTAACGTATAATCGTGACACGAAGTTTTGTAACCAATCCTTACTTTTGACTGATGTTGTGTTGTTGGCTGTACCTAATACTgattagaattttaaattttttaaggttacattcttttaaattttcattgattAGTTGCTATTTCGTCATCTGTCAGATGTGGCATTAACTGAtggacatattattttagtaaacctATTTTAATTGCAGTTCGGTAATCATGACAACAATCGGATGCCCACACGGTTCCGAGAAAATATGGTAGACGGACTCAACTCACTTAATATGCTGCTGCCTGGTGTAGCCGTCACCTATCAGGGCGAAGAGATTGGTATGAAAGATGGCTATGTAAGCTGGGAAGATACCGTTGATGTGGAGGCCATAAATCGAGGAGATGAAGACACCTACCTTCTTTATTCTCGGGATCCTGCGAGGACGCCTTACCATTGGAACAACTTAACAAATGCAGGCTTTTCCACTGCTAATAGAACATGGCTGCCTGTTGCTGAAGATTACCCAGAAATTAACCTAGCTAAGCAGAAGGAGGATGCACGTAGTCACTTTAAGGTAGACTCATAaatgaaattagaattaaaggaaaacacaaacacaacattaaaatatactttaaagtaGGCTTTTGGATCGTCATTTTGCCGAAATGAAGCGGCAAGAATAGtagttatacttttataataatataataaacaataaataaaattaatatattatatcctgcCTAAAAGTCAACGAGTATAAGGTCcaagctttttatcatctatcttgtgttaaataaaatttgccttatttattaatatttatttaacaatcgaTTTAAGTTTATGAATCGACAAAGTTACCAATTATAACAACATTTGCCTTTTTTCAGGTTTACCAAGCTCTGACGGCCTTGCGTAAAGAGAAGGCTTTGTCTCACGGCGAATACAACATTAGAGCTCTATCGGACCGTTCCTTGTACTTAGTACGGTACCTCAGGACTCATGACACGATAGTGCTCCTGTTCAACGTGGCTGATCGCTCTGACGTCATCAACCTTAACAGGGTTATGCATCTTAAACTACCAGCAACAGTTTATATATCTAGCATACATTCTACTAGGAATAAAGGGTAtgcaaaatctatattattcataatttataaagtattagctatttttatataaagtaagtaGCCAGAATAAAAATGAGTCACCTGATTCCATCGCACAAAGACCCGCGTGCTTGTAACTAAACAGGCTAACGTACcgtcaaactggaacacaacgatactaggtattgctgtttgacgataAAAATGTGATATTGAGTGGTACCTAACAAGAACGTAGCACAAAGCTACCTAGCACAAAGCTTTACCACCATATAAAATggtctattatttataaataaaattattatagtttccGGCATACAGAagctgaataaaaaatatatttgtgaaagCAGAAAGACGAAcagagaatttaattttaatttatgttacatagagtaagccagtgtaagaGGTACAAAAGATATAACAACTTAGATCCATCGTTGACAAATCTAGATTGCTAAATTTAATGGAATCTCTGTAGAATAAGATGTCCGCTTCATCGGGCAGTCAACCTTGACTGtccaaaataaatagaaaaacgtTCTAATTTAACAGCTCGAAATATTATTCCAGGGACGTGATTGAAAGTGAACAGCTCACCCTGGCACCAGGAGAAGCCATCGTGCTGAAAGCCGAACCTGTTGCATAAAACGATAAGGGATGATTCGCCGGAGTCAATTCTAACTGCATTAGCATAAATATCGAGTCAAAATAACACATCTGCTGAAACTGTATTGATATCTTCCGGATATAGATGTATATGTTTAAAGCCTTATAATGATCGGTTGCAATGTaacttataatgtaaatattagttctgtaaattatttatagcataGTCTTAAGATTAGTCAAAATGaaactgtataattataattatttttgttttcattttaaaagtaaaccGCCTTTAAGACCGCCAAAAGTCCCTcgcacttttttttaatatactttattcaagtagacttttacaagcacttttaaatcgtcatttaacaaactattttaagtaaagctaccaccgtttcggaatgtacattctacagagaagaaccggcaagaaactcagtagttactctttttcaacatctaaaatacctcgtcatgttagttaaatacaattatatatgtatgttatgtctcctgcctgaaagtcaacaagcattaactccacgcttttttatcatctacataatcttgtatcgaataatatgccatctttaccaatgtaatttttataaatgatttgagtttatgaaacggcaaagttaaaaatgtctgctgaattttattatagaaacggataccttgctccaagaatgatttatttactttgattataTAACGTTTTGAAGTAATGCATACGAAGAACAATTATTGTTCTTTTGGGCTCGGGACTATCTCGTTCATATTCAGAACGACTCAATACAGCGTCATTATAACCGGATGAATTCCTAAACCAAGCATAGAAGAAACATACATTCAATTTTGTACAttgatccttttttttttaaatcggaaaTCTCCTAATTCTAATAATTCAGTAGATTAAGATTTCTGAGTAAGACTTAAGCAATATTGTCTAGtatcttctatatataatatataatttgttttttaatttgtgcgTATAGCATAGCATCCTGAAATGTGACAGATTTTTAAAGCACGGTACTGATTTGGGCCTTGtgcctaacctaacctaaccttttctACCACCTCGTTCGTCCACAGGGCATCCTACACTATGTTTGCCTAAGCTTGGTTGCCACTCAAGCACGTGTTGGGTCCATCGGCAATCGTAAATAATGCTATTCAAatcattattgtataatattattaaaagaacatagatattatattcaatatcacATAATACTTGAAATAAGTTACAAGGTAACAAACGAAACAACATTATTAGCCACTAGCGACTCGACCCAACATCGcggtttattaataaacaaaagtatataatatataccctatataggtataataacgtaattttttaacaatgttttttagAATCTTATCTTAATTCCGGAGGtcaaaatacaaacaatattttttccctttttataatattactacagaAAATAACTTTCATTATCTAAAAAGGTTTTCATATGTATTGCGTTTAATTCGAGTAGCTTTAGTTTTTGGCGAAACATTCGTGTTTTAACCATATTTTCAAAGCCAAAAACAACTGAGTTGAACATCAAACGCAACCGTTGCGGTCGACCGCGCCACCGGATagtattaactattttaaaacatcCCTGTTATTTTCATATGAATACCAGAAACACTATTAAACAGTAGAATAGCTTTAAAAACACACACGATACTACATTACTTCATAGTACTGCTGAAGTATAacaagtaaatttgtttttaaacgaaaaagtgcacctactgagtttcttgaccgATGCtagatttatatcaaaattattcttgtaaatgacgattaaaaaatgcttgtaagagcctacttgaaaataaagtatattttgattgattgattcaaAAATCCTAAGGTGAAGTATAAACACGTATTAAACAGGAAAACTATGTTTTTGCGACGAGACTAACTTGAGATTAAAATTCCAAGTATTTCGTTCGTGTatcaatgtatatacatatgtgtgtatAAAAAAGAAACCCACTTCAAAACTTATTTGAATACAAGCTAAAAATGAGGGTATACTAAACATCGTTTACCCATTAAAACCGTAAAGAcgtgatgttttaaaaatgaatggTGCAAAACGTAATATTTTGAAACGAACACAGCGATCGCGGGTAATTTGCTGTTTGTTATTGAAATGTTACTGTCTTTATTCGAAGGTTCAGGCCagatgttaatatattaaacacttaAAGTCTTCcctgaaaaaaatatctatttaataacgAAAATTCAGTCCAAATCCGAACAGTTATTTTTGAGAAAATAACATATATGTCGCTCGAATGGaaactccatttttttttagtccGTTAACGAAAGCAACGTCGCTTACAATCCATAACGTACTTTATTCGAGTTGGCTCTCacgagtacttttgaatcgtcattccgTAAGATTATATTAGACAAGCCTTTCCTAAATTCGTACGAATAAAATTAGGATATCAAAGCGAGACATTTTATTCATGCAGATATTTAATGACTTAAACACTTTAAaactatagatttaaaataatttaaaaactatatttatcaacataaatcgtttaaattatatctctttaatttgatttgataagaattaatactttgtgataaataaactaaaatttacagagttaatattatttttgaccgCTGACTTTTCCGTATCTCTGATGCATAGTTTTATTGTATAGAAAATTTTCCCTTTGGGAACGTTAGCTTCAAAGGCGCCTTTGCAGGCAATTTTCCCACTGAGCACGTCAACATATTGAcctaagaaattatataatatattaaactatatttacttagtagaagcgctttgtgcggtactaagtattgttgtgtttcggtttgaaagatgGGTAAGCAAGTGttacaacaggcacaagggtcataatatCGTAGTTCTCAAGGTCGATAGCCTATTATAagcgatgtaatgaatggttcATTTTTCTTACATcgatacacatacacatattataaaataaataaaaacaacgaaCACTTCTGTTATCTTTAAAATGTGAAGTAAAGTTTTACTAGTATAGCTAATAAGAAACTCaatatttactctttttaagcaattaaataataagtatcctgtcagaaattaaatatcaatgttttttgttatacattaacagcctgtaattttcccacagctgggataGCCCAGCTCTCGcattgaggaggtttggagcctATTAcatccaatgcggcttggtggatacacatgtggcagaatttcgttgaaattatacaaatgcaaatttcctcacgatgagcacgagatgagatataaacacaaattaagtacattcagagaaaattcagtggtgctcgcctgggattgaaccagcaatcatcggttaagatgcacccgttctaaccactgggccatctcggctcttattatatatatttatataatatattttgtatataatatgcctttaaatattattatgttaatcatTATTCTAGAATATGCTCTAATAATCCACATATTAATTCAGTGTTATCGTTATTACaggtataaatgtttatttttttattgataacaatttatttcgattgccattataaaatgtatataaatatttataacagttttAATGATTAGTTCGTACCCGCGTGTTTGTTTCTGTAACATGACAAAGTAAACAGTcgagtaatatatgtatgtacataagcATAAACTCTGGATGAAAACGTATTTCCAATAATAACCAAAGTCCCAATCGTCATCATcgtatattaaaatctaaataccACGTTACCCTACCGTGTTCCGTATCATGCacgaacaaacatacaaacaaactgtATTTTCAACAAGGAACTTTTAGTCATTTTTATCTAAAGTGGCCCCCTGtgattaatcttttaaaattatttcatatatagtCACGACCCAGTTTATGTCCGTAAGAGTTAAAGGATAGTTAACATGCagtcacttttaaaaatattaggcaTTGTATTTGGTGCAGTGGCAGTGGTAGGTGTGGTAGTAGGTAGTATAACATGGGCGATTCTAGCCAGCCAAGGGCCAACACCACCAGAATTAGTGCCGTTGGACTGGTGGGAGCATAcagttatttatcaaatataccCAAGGTCATTCAAGGACAGCGATGGGGACGGTATCGGTGACATAAAAGGttagtatgtatatgtataaatatatctttaatattcatatttatgagCAATAAATTACGTTACGAAGTTAAGATtagactttatattaaatacacattaaGATAATTCATAGCAATTGCAATTTATTGCACAGTTATAAATTgagctatttataatttaaataattgtaatgataattaaaatttctcagggcaagtattttaaaactaaattcaagcgtgataaactataattaaaggAATTTCAATGACGACCAATGATTTCTTTATGATCCATAAACAAACagacataaaacatttataaataaatcagacAGTTTTAGTTGATTTAGGTATGGTTGATTAGGATTTGGTTGAATGATATTTCATAAAACTGATAAGTTCCAATTTGGAAAACGTGAATCTTAGATGATCTAAACATAGGCAAACCGGAAGGAACGTCGTAAAGGAACCCGAATGAATACCTACTCGCACTGGTTTAGTCCCTTTTTGCTTCAGTCCAAATTTCATACAGATTTAATGATAGGATTATATCTAAACCTTCTCTTTAAGAGGAGAACAGACCATAGCCCAACAGTGAAACAGAACCATGTTActtcacttttttatattttcataatccCGTTAGGTATTATTACGCAATTGGACCACTTCGTTGACGCCGGAGTTGGTGCTATATGGATGTCGCCTGTCTTCGTCTCACCCATGGTGGACTTCGGATATGACATCAGTGATTTCTATAACATTCAGGAAGAATACGGTACAATGGCTGACTTTGAAGAATTAGTTGAAAAAGCTCACCAACTTGGTAATTATGACCCATATAAATACtcaagtttttttgttttattgtatatttatagatcATTTTTACAGGcatcaaaattattttggaTTATGTACCAAACCACGCTAGTACTGaatcagaatattttaaaaaatccgtGGCAAGGGAACCTGGATATGAGAACCATTTTGTTTGGGCTGATCCAATTATCGATCCAAACAATTCTAGCAACCGATTAGTTCCATCAAATTgggtaaatattattgttatataaatttaatgacaaaaaagaaaatcgcACATGTGATTAACATACAGAACCTTAGCGGGATCCCTATATTCGACTGTCTGGATTTGTTTTCTAGATAAGTCAGTTCGGCGGTACCGTGTGGGAATGGAACGAAGCACGTCAACAATATTACTTGCATCAATTTGCGATAGAACAAGCCGACTTCAACTTCAGAGAACCAGCAGTTAAAGAAGAAATGCTCAACATAATGAGGTTTTGGTTTGAGAAAGGGGCAGATGGTTACAGGCTAGACGCTATCCCGCATCTTTTCGAGGCGGACCCTAACGATTATGGCGGTCAATACCCGGATGAACCCTTAACTGGGAATCCGTCTTTAACTCCCAATCAAGCGGGTTATACTACACAAGAGCATACAAGGGATCAAATTGAGCTGTACGATGTAGTGTACGAGTGGAGAGAATTCGCAGACAAATGGACAAATGACAATAATGCTGAAACAAGGTAAATTTCaagttattacataataaaatcgcGAGATATGTTTCGAATAATATTTCCTTGCAGGATACTTCTTGCGGAAGCATACGCAAATGTTACCATGACGATGCTGTACTATGGTAACGAACGGGATAGACTTGGGGCCcattttccttttaattttgatttcatcAATAGTTTGTCATCCAATTCCAATGCTCGCgactttgtttatattattaagcgaTGGTTAACTTATATGCCTCAAGGAAAAGTCGCTAATTGGGTCGTAAGTATTCAAGACAatacatagattattttttaaattaaattataactaaaaatatttacacttttttCAAGTTCGGCAATCATGACCAGAAAAGAATGCCTTCAAGATTTAGACCCAACATGGTAGACGGGCTTAATTCTTTGAACATGATGCTGCCCGGCGTTGCTATAACTTATCAAGGAGAGGAAATCGGTATGAGGGATGGTTACGTGAGTTGGGAAGATACAGTAGACGTTGCAGCGTGCAACCAAGGCAACCCTGATAACTACTTACAGTTTTCAAGGGATCCAGCTCGTACGCCATACCAATGGGACAGGAGTACTAGTGCAGGATTCTCGACCAATACAAGTACATGGTTACCAGTTTCTCAGGActatttggaaataaatttacagGCACAAAAAGAAGCCACACGAAGTCATTTCAaggtatatgaataaaaaaatgtcatatttttattgttactagcCAAACCAGCTAGCAAAGTCTCTCCGTAGTAGAACTTTGTGCGATTGTACCACCTACTTGGAAGATATTTTTCCGCcaaatagtattgttgtattctttgaagggtgagtaagccaacATAACTACAAATACAATGGATatgtttccaagattggtggcgcattggcaatgtaagaaatggctaatatttcaaataacgcTAATTTTTACGGGCATTAGTACCTCTTGGGCAACCTCTTACCAATAGATGGTCCATTTTTTTGTTggcctatttcataaaaaaaaatcttgtgataAGTCG comes from Vanessa atalanta chromosome 3, ilVanAtal1.2, whole genome shotgun sequence and encodes:
- the LOC125076833 gene encoding maltase 1-like isoform X1, with amino-acid sequence MGSLKVFGLTVVVLVGLGIIAGGITWIVLWTRDSSPPPPELIPIDWWQHCALYQIYPRSFKDSDGDGIGDLKGITEELEHFVDAGVDALWMSPIFESPMVDFGYDISNFYEIHYEYGTMEDFEVLLNRSHELGIKLLLDFVPNHASNESEYFKKSLAREPGYEDFFIWADGRQDPNNATNRLPPSNWVSQFGGSAWEWREERQQYYLHQFAVEQADFNFRNPAVREEMVNIMKFWLDKGVDGFRVDALPYLIEADPADHEGRYPDDPLSGLIQFESHQLGYTIPLYTKDLIELYDVVYEWRDYVDRYLEDHPGDTRVLFSEGYANVSMTMLYYGNEEGAIGAHFPFNFDFVTDLSSRSTARDFVYIILRWLTYMPHGATPNWVFGNHDNNRMPTRFRENMVDGLNSLNMLLPGVAVTYQGEEIGMKDGYVSWEDTVDVEAINRGDEDTYLLYSRDPARTPYHWNNLTNAGFSTANRTWLPVAEDYPEINLAKQKEDARSHFKVYQALTALRKEKALSHGEYNIRALSDRSLYLVRYLRTHDTIVLLFNVADRSDVINLNRVMHLKLPATVYISSIHSTRNKGDVIESEQLTLAPGEAIVLKAEPVA
- the LOC125076833 gene encoding maltase 1-like isoform X2; this translates as MGSLKVFGLTVVVLVGLGIIAGGITWIVLWTRDSSPPPPELIPIDWWQHCALYQIYPRSFKDSDGDGIGDLKGITEELEHFVDAGVDALWMSPIFESPMVDFGYDISNFYEIHYEYGTMEDFEVLLNRSHELGIKLLLDFVPNHASNESEYFKKSLAREPGYEDFFIWADGRQDPNNATNRLPPSNWVSQFGGSAWEWREERQQYYLHQFAVEQADFNFRNPAVREEMVNIMKFWLDKGVDGFRVDALPYLIEADPADHEGRYPDDPLSGLIQFESHQLGYTIPLYTKDLIELYDVVYEWRDYVDRYLEDHPGDTRVLFSEGYANVSMTMLYYGNEEGAIGAHFPFNFDFVTDLSSRSTARDFVYIILRWLTYMPHGATPNWVFGNHDNNRMPTRFRENMVDGLNSLNMLLPGVAVTYQGEEIGMKDGYVSWEDTVDVEAINRGDEDTYLLYSRDPARTPYHWNNLTNAGFSTANRTWLPVAEDYPEINLAKQKEDARSHFKVTKL
- the LOC125076834 gene encoding maltase A1-like; amino-acid sequence: MQSLLKILGIVFGAVAVVGVVVGSITWAILASQGPTPPELVPLDWWEHTVIYQIYPRSFKDSDGDGIGDIKGIITQLDHFVDAGVGAIWMSPVFVSPMVDFGYDISDFYNIQEEYGTMADFEELVEKAHQLGIKIILDYVPNHASTESEYFKKSVAREPGYENHFVWADPIIDPNNSSNRLVPSNWISQFGGTVWEWNEARQQYYLHQFAIEQADFNFREPAVKEEMLNIMRFWFEKGADGYRLDAIPHLFEADPNDYGGQYPDEPLTGNPSLTPNQAGYTTQEHTRDQIELYDVVYEWREFADKWTNDNNAETRILLAEAYANVTMTMLYYGNERDRLGAHFPFNFDFINSLSSNSNARDFVYIIKRWLTYMPQGKVANWVFGNHDQKRMPSRFRPNMVDGLNSLNMMLPGVAITYQGEEIGMRDGYVSWEDTVDVAACNQGNPDNYLQFSRDPARTPYQWDRSTSAGFSTNTSTWLPVSQDYLEINLQAQKEATRSHFKTYKSMTRLRKEPALSHGSYHIQSLSENTFALVRYLLTHDTYALVFNVGETSDTVDLSTVQFLEEPLTVYASSVHSNRVIDDTIPRGSVTLQAGEALVLRASPM